In one Burkholderiales bacterium GJ-E10 genomic region, the following are encoded:
- a CDS encoding ydiA protein, protein MNNAIVKSVSIANMVNQRTAVLAKLRQALDLIGEASRLAAHAHIGFPVIGIETNGRRCGIRISGEFANRTDVEARVLQDVDADAWGYLMRESGLRSLMDSTAREKWDEQIHGGKVPELTQENIEATFSALHESRADMFERGVIECFRGLSWDYKTNSPCRFGKRIILNSLFSYSTPNHRATDKLDDLMRVFHVLDRRPEADFRNGAYRLVWDATHAGRTQTENDYIALRWFKKGSGHVTFKRLDLVDAMNRIIAKHYPGALPAAR, encoded by the coding sequence ATGAACAACGCGATCGTCAAAAGCGTAAGCATCGCCAATATGGTGAACCAGCGCACGGCCGTCCTGGCAAAACTGCGCCAGGCGCTCGACCTGATCGGCGAGGCGAGCCGGCTGGCGGCCCACGCGCACATTGGGTTTCCGGTGATCGGAATCGAGACAAACGGGCGCCGGTGCGGGATCCGGATTTCCGGGGAGTTCGCCAACCGCACCGATGTGGAGGCCCGGGTTCTTCAGGACGTCGACGCCGACGCCTGGGGATACCTGATGCGCGAGTCCGGCCTGCGCAGCCTAATGGATTCCACCGCCCGGGAAAAGTGGGACGAACAGATCCACGGTGGGAAGGTTCCGGAACTCACCCAGGAGAACATCGAGGCGACGTTTTCCGCCCTGCATGAATCCCGCGCCGATATGTTCGAGCGTGGCGTGATCGAGTGCTTCCGGGGACTATCGTGGGACTACAAGACGAACTCGCCCTGCCGGTTCGGCAAACGGATCATCCTGAATTCCCTCTTCAGCTACAGCACGCCGAACCATCGCGCCACCGACAAACTCGATGACCTGATGCGGGTGTTTCACGTCCTGGACCGAAGGCCGGAGGCGGATTTCCGCAATGGCGCCTACCGCCTCGTATGGGACGCAACGCACGCCGGGAGAACTCAGACCGAGAACGACTACATCGCGCTGCGGTGGTTCAAGAAGGGATCCGGGCACGTCACGTTCAAGCGGCTCGATCTGGTCGACGCGATGAACCGGATCATCGCCAAGCACTATCCCGGCGCCCTGCCGGCGGCGAGGTAG
- a CDS encoding histone family protein DNA-binding protein gives MNRLELADKIAAEHELSRAQAARIIKTITDSIVTTVKKGGTVGIVGFGTFRQVSRVARKGRNPATGDAVKIPARKLPKFVAGTAFKDAVDPKAAARRKA, from the coding sequence ATGAACCGTCTCGAACTCGCTGACAAAATCGCCGCCGAACACGAACTCTCCCGTGCGCAGGCGGCCCGGATCATCAAGACTATCACCGACTCGATCGTGACCACGGTCAAGAAGGGCGGAACGGTCGGCATTGTCGGATTCGGGACGTTCAGACAGGTTTCCCGTGTCGCGCGCAAGGGGCGCAACCCCGCGACCGGTGACGCGGTGAAGATCCCGGCTCGCAAGCTCCCGAAGTTCGTGGCCGGGACCGCTTTCAAGGATGCGGTGGATCCGAAGGCTGCAGCGCGTCGTAAAGCGTAA
- a CDS encoding type I restriction-modification (R-M) system HsdM has translation MNQDLKKTLWATADKLRASMDAAEYKHIVLGLIFLKYISDAFDERRAALQAAFADPASDLHLPDADDHAAALEERDYYTMANVFWVPAQARWETLRAQAKQADIGVRIDAALEAIETDNPRLKGILDKRFGRTQLEPGKLGELVDLISTIGFGEGHHAKDLLGEVYEYFLGQFASAEGKKGGQFYTPASVVKVLVEVLAPHQGRVYDPCCGSGGMYVQSEKFIESHGGKVDDISIYGQEANPTTWRLVAMNLAIRGLAADLGKEPADTFHRDQHPDLRADYVLANPPFNISDWGGERLADDRRWVYGAPPAGNANYAWLQHILHHLSPRGQAGVVLANGSMSSNQNNEGAIRKNMVEADVVDVMVALPPQLFFNTQIPACLWFLGKDKSGAAVPGGKRGRDRRGEVLFIDARKLGRMATRVNRVFDDEDVARIAGTVHRWRADGEDGADEPYADVPGFCRAVKLAEIAEHGHVLTPGRYVGAEAAEDDDEAFNEKMERLTAQLAEQMAKGAELDAVIREKLGGLGYAV, from the coding sequence ATGAATCAGGACCTGAAAAAAACCCTCTGGGCCACCGCCGACAAGCTGCGCGCCAGCATGGACGCTGCCGAGTACAAGCACATCGTGCTCGGCCTCATCTTCCTCAAGTACATCTCGGACGCCTTCGACGAGCGCCGCGCGGCGCTGCAGGCGGCGTTTGCGGATCCTGCTTCGGACCTCCACCTTCCCGATGCCGACGACCATGCCGCGGCGCTCGAAGAGCGCGACTACTACACCATGGCCAACGTGTTCTGGGTGCCGGCGCAGGCGCGCTGGGAAACCCTGCGCGCGCAGGCCAAGCAAGCCGACATCGGCGTGCGCATCGACGCCGCCCTGGAGGCAATCGAAACCGACAACCCGCGCCTGAAGGGCATTCTCGACAAGCGCTTCGGCCGCACGCAACTGGAACCGGGCAAGCTGGGCGAACTCGTCGACCTGATCTCCACCATCGGCTTCGGCGAGGGCCACCACGCCAAGGACCTGCTGGGCGAAGTCTACGAATACTTCCTCGGCCAATTCGCCAGCGCCGAAGGCAAGAAAGGCGGCCAGTTCTACACCCCCGCCTCGGTGGTGAAGGTGCTGGTCGAAGTGCTTGCCCCGCACCAGGGCCGGGTGTACGACCCCTGCTGCGGCTCGGGCGGCATGTACGTCCAGAGCGAGAAGTTCATCGAGAGCCACGGCGGCAAGGTGGACGACATCTCGATCTACGGCCAGGAGGCCAATCCGACGACCTGGCGGCTGGTGGCGATGAATCTCGCGATCCGCGGGCTCGCGGCGGATCTGGGCAAGGAGCCCGCCGACACCTTCCACCGGGACCAGCACCCCGACCTGCGCGCCGACTACGTCCTCGCCAATCCGCCCTTCAACATCAGCGACTGGGGCGGCGAGCGGCTGGCCGACGACCGGCGCTGGGTCTACGGCGCCCCGCCCGCCGGCAATGCCAACTACGCCTGGCTGCAGCACATCCTGCATCACCTCTCCCCGCGCGGCCAGGCCGGCGTGGTACTGGCCAACGGCAGCATGAGCAGCAACCAGAACAACGAAGGTGCGATCCGCAAGAACATGGTCGAGGCCGACGTCGTCGATGTGATGGTGGCGCTGCCGCCACAGCTTTTCTTCAATACCCAGATTCCGGCCTGCCTGTGGTTCCTGGGCAAGGACAAGAGCGGTGCGGCTGTGCCCGGCGGCAAGCGCGGCCGCGACCGACGGGGCGAAGTGCTGTTCATCGATGCCCGCAAGCTGGGACGCATGGCAACGCGCGTCAATCGCGTATTTGACGACGAGGACGTGGCGCGCATCGCCGGCACGGTGCATCGCTGGCGCGCCGACGGCGAGGACGGGGCCGACGAGCCCTATGCCGACGTGCCCGGTTTTTGTCGTGCGGTCAAACTTGCCGAGATTGCTGAGCACGGCCATGTGCTCACGCCGGGCCGATATGTCGGCGCGGAAGCGGCCGAAGACGACGACGAAGCGTTCAACGAAAAGATGGAGCGGTTGACCGCACAGCTCGCCGAGCAGATGGCCAAGGGGGCGGAGCTGGATGCGGTGATTCGGGAGAAGCTCGGGGGGTTGGGGTATGCGGTCTGA
- a CDS encoding type I restriction-modification system, specificity subunit S, producing the protein MRALGEFVTLVSGNTPSKDNPAYWGGATPWVSAKDMADFWIEDAEDHLTEEGVAVASRLVPAGTVLLLARGMTLHKRVPICRLAKASTFNQDVKAVLPKIGLSRRFLPYLLVGNHDRLHERVDSAGHGTGRLNTDALLSFPVLVPSAAEQEEIADIGEAIDGRLRLLRQTNATLEFIAQALFKSWFIDFDPVRAKAEGREPEGMDAATAALFPSEFEESKLGPIPKGWQPEKLGAICTNPRTQAKPNQIPVDTPYIGLEHMPRKSIALDSAGTAEGLESGKFWFERNDVLFGKLRPYFHKVGLAPYRGVCSTDILVLRPKTAEWLGFLAMHASAEALVSYAAQLSNGARMPRTSWHDVSGFDVILPSQDLAEAFNAMVSSMFERIYVNIGAARVLADTRDTLLPRLISGKLRLPEARERMGAALA; encoded by the coding sequence ATGCGCGCGCTCGGCGAGTTTGTCACTCTCGTTTCCGGCAACACTCCGTCAAAAGACAATCCGGCTTATTGGGGCGGCGCAACGCCCTGGGTTTCCGCAAAGGACATGGCTGACTTCTGGATTGAGGACGCAGAAGACCACCTGACCGAGGAGGGCGTAGCCGTCGCCTCCCGGCTGGTGCCGGCAGGAACTGTGCTGTTGTTGGCGCGAGGCATGACCTTGCACAAGCGAGTGCCGATTTGTCGTTTGGCGAAGGCTTCGACATTCAATCAGGACGTGAAGGCGGTACTTCCCAAGATTGGACTTTCCCGTCGCTTCCTTCCCTATCTGTTGGTCGGCAATCATGACCGATTACACGAGCGTGTCGATTCCGCGGGTCATGGAACAGGCCGACTGAACACCGATGCGCTTCTCTCGTTTCCCGTATTAGTCCCTTCTGCGGCAGAGCAAGAGGAAATTGCCGACATTGGCGAGGCCATCGACGGTCGGCTACGTCTCCTCCGCCAAACCAACGCCACCCTCGAATTCATCGCCCAAGCGCTGTTCAAGAGCTGGTTCATCGACTTCGACCCGGTGCGCGCCAAGGCCGAAGGCCGTGAACCGGAAGGCATGGACGCCGCAACGGCGGCGCTGTTCCCGAGCGAGTTCGAGGAGTCGAAGTTGGGGCCGATTCCGAAGGGGTGGCAACCGGAAAAGCTGGGTGCCATCTGTACAAACCCAAGGACTCAAGCCAAACCAAACCAGATTCCGGTTGACACGCCATACATTGGCCTCGAGCACATGCCACGCAAGAGCATCGCACTCGATAGTGCTGGTACGGCAGAGGGACTCGAAAGCGGTAAGTTCTGGTTTGAGCGAAATGATGTTCTGTTCGGAAAGTTGAGGCCGTACTTCCACAAGGTAGGGCTCGCACCGTACCGCGGGGTCTGCTCAACTGACATTTTGGTTCTGCGGCCGAAGACGGCGGAATGGCTTGGCTTCTTGGCAATGCATGCTTCTGCTGAGGCGCTTGTCTCCTACGCCGCACAACTGTCAAACGGGGCGCGAATGCCTCGAACGAGCTGGCACGACGTCAGCGGGTTCGACGTTATTCTTCCCTCGCAAGACTTGGCGGAGGCGTTCAACGCCATGGTAAGTTCGATGTTCGAGCGAATCTACGTGAACATCGGAGCGGCCCGTGTACTTGCCGATACGAGGGACACTCTCCTCCCCCGCCTCATCTCCGGAAAGCTCCGTCTGCCTGAAGCGCGAGAACGGATGGGGGCCGCCCTGGCATGA
- a CDS encoding filamentation induced by cAMP protein fic, which translates to MSFDRNRPYNDLPLLPPQAELETKAVLKQAVAAHRALADLRGMAARIPNQGILINGIVLQEARLSSEIENIVTTQDELFRAAADADGKADAATKEVLRYREALWTGFEQLKGRPLTTRLFVDLARVIKNLDLDVRAVPGTKLANPATGEVIYTPPEGQALLRDKLANLERFLYPDLPDDLDPLVRMAVMHYQFEAIHPFTDGNGRTGRILNILWLVEQGLLDIPVLYLSRYILVNKAAYYAGLRGVTENADWEPWILYMLEGIAQTARETSDRVRRILELMEDMRQEVHAKVPRIYSKDLIELIFRHPYCKIQFLLDAHLAKRQTASEYLRNLAELGLLKPLKIGRELYYVNERLFAELVR; encoded by the coding sequence ATGAGCTTCGACCGCAATCGTCCATACAACGATCTGCCATTGTTGCCGCCGCAGGCCGAACTGGAAACCAAAGCCGTCCTCAAACAGGCCGTGGCGGCCCACCGTGCGCTGGCTGATCTGCGCGGCATGGCCGCGCGCATTCCCAACCAGGGCATCCTGATCAACGGCATCGTGCTGCAGGAAGCGCGGCTGTCGTCCGAAATCGAAAATATCGTCACTACGCAGGACGAACTGTTTCGCGCGGCTGCCGACGCGGACGGAAAGGCCGATGCTGCGACGAAAGAGGTGCTTCGTTACCGCGAAGCGTTGTGGACCGGATTCGAGCAACTGAAGGGCCGGCCGCTGACGACGCGACTCTTCGTTGATCTGGCTCGCGTCATCAAGAACCTCGATCTTGACGTTCGCGCGGTGCCAGGAACCAAGCTCGCCAATCCCGCCACCGGCGAGGTCATCTATACGCCGCCCGAAGGCCAGGCGCTGCTGCGCGACAAACTGGCGAACCTGGAGCGATTCCTCTACCCTGACCTGCCCGACGATCTGGATCCGTTGGTGCGCATGGCGGTGATGCACTACCAATTCGAAGCGATTCACCCGTTCACCGACGGAAACGGACGAACCGGGCGCATCCTCAACATCCTTTGGTTGGTGGAACAGGGATTGCTGGACATCCCCGTGCTGTACCTGTCGCGCTACATCCTGGTCAACAAGGCGGCGTACTACGCTGGCCTGCGTGGCGTGACGGAAAATGCGGATTGGGAACCCTGGATCTTGTACATGCTGGAAGGCATTGCGCAGACAGCGCGGGAAACGAGCGATCGCGTGCGGCGAATCCTGGAATTGATGGAAGATATGCGACAGGAAGTCCACGCGAAGGTGCCAAGGATTTACAGCAAGGATCTGATTGAACTGATCTTCAGGCACCCGTACTGCAAGATCCAGTTTCTGCTGGATGCCCACTTGGCCAAGCGGCAAACCGCCTCGGAATATTTGCGGAATCTGGCTGAGCTTGGGCTGTTGAAGCCTTTGAAGATCGGCCGGGAGCTGTACTACGTCAACGAGCGGCTATTTGCCGAGTTGGTTCGGTGA
- a CDS encoding type I site-specific deoxyribonuclease HsdR has protein sequence MSHILSEDDLETACLDWLASLGWSLAHGPDISPPDARSPGTERDRYRDVTLVHRLRDAIVRLNPGIPQGARDDALRRVLDPNVPGAVQANRQLHRWMTEGVPVEFQKDGDTRGGRVRLIDFDDVAANDWLAVNQFTVQGPKHTRRPDMVLFVNGLPLVVIELKNPGNEDADIWAAWNQLQTYREDIPDLFLANALLVISDGVTARMGSLTADRERFLAWRTIAGHETDPLGPMRELETLVRGAFRRDFLLDYLRHFILFEDDGKEIVKKVAAYHQFHAVRAVVERVLAASRPGSPAETAGKGGVVWHTQGAGKSIEMTCLAGKLMAHPRMGNPTLVLVTDRNDLDNQLFGVFAGASDLLRETPIRADTRPELRRLLANRPSGGILFTTIQKFTPGADEDTFPVLSERRNIVVICDEAHRSQYGFEARLIPPKKTGGDAANDATALLAADSGVSPRAATETLVRYGYAQHLRTALPAATFVAFTGTPVSLADRDTRAVFGDYVHIYDIEQAVKDGATVPIYYESRLADLDLKEEETEHIDADFEALTEDDEGDAAKLARMRRWAALEKLVGAPARIQQVAADLVAHFENRLTVLDGKAMIVAMSREVCVHLYNAIVALRPEWHDPDPENGAIKVVMTGSAADKALLRPHLYTKDVRKNLERRFKNPADPFRLVIVRDMWLTGFDAPCLHTMYVDKPMRGHNLMQAIARVNRVFRDKPGGLVVDYIGIANELKAALADYTQAKGRGRPAIDAREALAVLQEKMSVLHDLLHGVDYREFRSRAWQLLSTVANHVLGLEDGKKRFADTVLAATQAFALCCTLDDAKAYRDELAFLQAVKAAITKHGESDKKLADEHREHALRQIISRAVVSGEIVDIFAAAGLKRPDIGVLSDEFLDDVRHMKERNLAVELLERLLKGEIRSRFKTNVVQSAKFSELLQQSLARYRSRGIETAQVIEELIAMAKKFQEAAQRGEELGLNRDEMAFYDALATNEAAVRELGDETLKKIAVELTQSLRNSVTVDWATRDAVRARLRVMVKTLLRRYKYPPDQQEEATETVLRQAESLSAEWAGA, from the coding sequence ATGAGCCACATCCTTTCCGAAGACGACCTGGAGACCGCTTGCCTGGACTGGCTGGCCAGCCTGGGCTGGTCCCTTGCCCACGGCCCCGACATCTCCCCGCCCGACGCCCGCAGCCCCGGCACGGAGCGCGACCGCTACCGCGACGTCACCCTCGTCCACCGGCTTCGTGACGCCATCGTCCGCCTGAACCCCGGAATTCCGCAGGGCGCGCGTGACGACGCGCTGCGCCGCGTGCTCGACCCCAACGTTCCCGGCGCCGTCCAGGCCAATCGCCAACTGCACCGCTGGATGACCGAAGGCGTGCCGGTGGAATTTCAGAAGGACGGGGACACCCGCGGCGGCCGGGTCCGCCTGATCGACTTCGACGACGTCGCCGCCAACGACTGGCTGGCGGTCAACCAGTTCACCGTCCAGGGCCCCAAGCACACGCGCCGGCCCGACATGGTGCTCTTCGTCAACGGCCTGCCGCTCGTCGTCATCGAACTCAAGAACCCGGGCAACGAGGACGCCGACATCTGGGCGGCCTGGAACCAGTTGCAGACCTACCGCGAGGACATCCCGGATCTCTTCCTCGCCAACGCCCTGCTGGTGATCTCCGACGGCGTCACCGCGCGCATGGGCTCGCTCACCGCCGACCGCGAACGCTTCCTCGCCTGGCGCACGATCGCAGGCCACGAAACCGATCCCTTGGGGCCGATGCGCGAACTGGAAACGCTGGTCCGCGGCGCCTTTCGCCGCGATTTCCTGCTCGACTACTTGCGCCACTTCATCCTCTTCGAGGACGACGGCAAGGAGATCGTCAAGAAGGTCGCCGCCTATCACCAGTTCCACGCCGTGCGCGCAGTCGTGGAACGCGTCCTCGCCGCCTCCCGGCCGGGAAGCCCCGCGGAAACGGCCGGCAAGGGCGGCGTGGTTTGGCACACCCAGGGCGCGGGCAAGAGCATCGAGATGACCTGCCTCGCCGGCAAGCTTATGGCCCATCCGCGGATGGGCAACCCGACCCTGGTGCTGGTGACCGATCGCAACGACCTCGATAACCAGCTCTTCGGCGTGTTCGCCGGGGCTAGCGATCTGCTGCGCGAGACCCCCATCCGCGCCGACACCCGCCCCGAACTGCGCCGGCTGCTTGCCAACCGCCCCTCGGGCGGGATCCTTTTCACGACCATCCAGAAGTTCACGCCGGGGGCGGACGAGGACACCTTCCCGGTGCTCTCCGAGCGCCGCAACATCGTCGTGATCTGCGACGAGGCGCATCGCAGCCAGTACGGCTTCGAGGCGCGGCTGATTCCGCCGAAGAAGACCGGAGGCGATGCCGCCAACGACGCCACCGCGCTCCTGGCCGCGGATTCCGGCGTTTCGCCCCGAGCCGCCACCGAAACCCTGGTGCGCTACGGCTACGCGCAGCACCTGCGCACGGCGCTGCCCGCCGCGACCTTCGTCGCCTTCACCGGCACACCGGTATCGCTCGCGGACCGCGACACCCGCGCGGTGTTCGGCGACTACGTCCATATCTACGACATCGAGCAGGCGGTGAAGGACGGCGCGACGGTGCCGATCTACTACGAAAGCCGGCTCGCCGATCTCGATCTCAAGGAAGAGGAGACCGAGCACATCGACGCGGATTTCGAGGCGCTGACCGAAGACGACGAGGGCGACGCGGCCAAGCTCGCCCGCATGCGCCGCTGGGCCGCCCTGGAAAAGCTGGTGGGCGCCCCGGCCCGGATCCAGCAGGTGGCGGCCGATCTCGTCGCGCACTTCGAGAACCGTCTGACCGTATTGGACGGCAAGGCGATGATCGTGGCGATGAGCCGCGAGGTCTGCGTCCACCTCTATAACGCGATCGTGGCGCTGCGCCCGGAATGGCACGACCCCGACCCGGAGAACGGTGCGATCAAGGTCGTGATGACGGGCTCGGCCGCCGACAAGGCCCTGCTGCGTCCCCACCTCTACACGAAGGACGTGCGCAAGAACCTGGAACGGCGTTTCAAGAACCCCGCGGACCCTTTCCGGCTGGTGATCGTGCGCGACATGTGGCTCACCGGGTTCGATGCGCCCTGCCTGCACACGATGTACGTCGACAAGCCCATGCGCGGCCACAACCTGATGCAGGCCATCGCGCGGGTGAACCGGGTGTTCCGCGACAAGCCTGGCGGGCTGGTGGTGGATTACATCGGGATCGCCAACGAACTCAAGGCCGCACTCGCCGACTACACCCAGGCCAAGGGCCGCGGCCGACCAGCGATCGACGCCCGCGAAGCGCTCGCCGTCCTGCAGGAAAAGATGAGTGTCCTGCACGACCTGTTGCACGGCGTCGACTACCGGGAGTTCCGCAGCCGCGCCTGGCAACTGCTGTCCACCGTCGCCAACCACGTGCTCGGCCTGGAGGACGGCAAGAAGCGCTTTGCCGATACGGTACTTGCCGCGACCCAGGCCTTCGCGCTGTGCTGCACCCTCGACGACGCCAAGGCATACCGCGACGAACTTGCCTTCCTGCAGGCGGTGAAGGCGGCGATCACCAAGCACGGCGAGTCCGACAAGAAGCTTGCCGACGAGCATAGGGAACACGCGCTGCGCCAGATCATCAGCCGCGCGGTGGTGAGCGGCGAGATCGTCGACATCTTCGCCGCGGCGGGACTCAAGCGCCCCGACATCGGCGTGCTCTCCGACGAATTCCTCGACGACGTGCGGCACATGAAGGAGCGCAACCTCGCCGTGGAACTGCTGGAGCGCCTGCTCAAAGGCGAGATCCGCTCCCGCTTCAAGACCAACGTCGTGCAGAGCGCGAAGTTCTCGGAACTATTGCAGCAAAGCCTTGCCCGCTACCGCAGTCGCGGCATCGAAACCGCCCAGGTCATCGAAGAGCTGATCGCGATGGCGAAGAAGTTCCAGGAAGCCGCCCAACGCGGCGAGGAACTGGGCCTGAACCGCGACGAAATGGCGTTCTACGATGCCCTTGCGACCAACGAAGCGGCAGTGCGCGAACTCGGCGACGAAACGCTGAAGAAGATCGCCGTGGAACTGACGCAAAGCCTGCGTAACTCCGTCACCGTCGATTGGGCGACGCGGGATGCTGTGCGTGCGCGCCTACGGGTGATGGTGAAAACGCTGCTGCGCCGCTACAAGTATCCGCCGGACCAGCAGGAGGAGGCAACGGAAACGGTGCTGCGGCAGGCGGAATCGTTGTCGGCGGAGTGGGCAGGAGCATAA
- a CDS encoding CagE, TrbE, VirB component of type IV transporter system — protein sequence MLNLTEFRRKAIGLPDMLPWGGLFGNGIVLLKSGGLMAGFEFQGPDLDSSTRSELRSMAERLNSALKLGDGWVIHCDVVRDVAPGYPPPGAFPDRTTRLIDDARRAAHEGSRAGYTSRHVLCLTWFPMPDSANRAADVFVEGRITAGAERAVERFRDAIQEIEGRLSSLVKIRRLMDRVDERTGAVESELLAHLDQCVSMGNWRPFRMSAVPMYLDSVVGCYDMTTGFQPKIGKKHISAISFVGLPGYSVPGILDFVGRMPVSYRWSSRFIFMDPGKAGGIINKYRGKWAMKRKSLLNLLRENGGGQSTHVDADADRMTNDAIAAYGEASSGHVQFGYYSSTLLLAHEDLAVLDEVTREVAKEINNAGFGVRIEDLNAVEAYLGTMPGNTSANVRRPIIHTLNLGHLLPMTMVWAGPPRCECPFYPKDSPVLMQTTTSGNTPFRLSLHSGDLGHTEILGPTGAGKSTLLALLVAQQFRYPRAQVFVFDKGYSMFPLVKAAGGQHYDIAGPGMDLAFCPLGRIDQPNELVWGAEWVEGLAELQGMMATPAARQEIFRALSQLGKSTAQARERTITNLLIAIQDGALRDALRAYTLQGMAGSLLDAEVDALAEDRFQVFEMEHLMQKGEKVLLPVLLYLFHRLAQRFDGRPTLLVLDEAWVMLGHPVFREKLREWLKTLRKANVAVVLATQSLSDMARSGIADVVHESCPTKILLPNPEAGTETSRPMYQAIGLNSRQIEILSTAIPKRQYYMIHPDGRRLFELGLSPTELAFVGSSGKEDIMRIRQLIDEFGESWPAAWLRERGLAAAAARWEGYA from the coding sequence ATGCTGAATCTCACCGAATTCCGTCGCAAGGCGATCGGACTGCCGGACATGCTTCCTTGGGGTGGCCTGTTCGGCAACGGAATCGTCCTTCTGAAATCCGGCGGACTGATGGCCGGATTCGAGTTCCAGGGCCCGGATCTCGATTCGTCGACCCGGTCGGAGCTGCGATCGATGGCCGAGCGGCTCAATTCCGCCCTGAAGCTGGGGGACGGCTGGGTGATCCATTGCGACGTGGTGCGCGACGTTGCGCCGGGGTATCCGCCGCCAGGCGCGTTTCCCGATCGCACGACGCGGCTCATCGACGACGCTCGCCGCGCAGCCCACGAGGGCAGCCGCGCCGGATATACCAGCCGCCACGTCCTGTGCCTCACCTGGTTCCCGATGCCGGATTCGGCCAACCGGGCGGCCGACGTGTTCGTGGAGGGACGGATCACGGCGGGCGCGGAGCGGGCGGTCGAGCGGTTTCGCGACGCGATCCAGGAAATCGAGGGACGGCTGAGTTCGCTCGTGAAAATCCGCCGCCTGATGGACCGGGTCGACGAGCGGACCGGCGCGGTCGAATCCGAGCTGCTGGCGCACCTCGATCAGTGCGTGTCGATGGGCAACTGGCGGCCGTTCCGGATGAGCGCCGTGCCGATGTACCTCGATTCGGTCGTGGGCTGCTACGACATGACGACGGGATTTCAGCCAAAGATCGGAAAGAAGCACATTTCGGCGATCTCGTTCGTGGGCCTGCCCGGGTACTCGGTGCCGGGAATCCTGGACTTCGTGGGCCGCATGCCCGTGTCCTACCGCTGGTCGAGCCGGTTCATCTTCATGGATCCGGGCAAGGCGGGCGGGATCATCAACAAGTACCGGGGCAAGTGGGCGATGAAGCGCAAGAGCCTGCTCAATCTCCTCCGGGAAAACGGCGGCGGACAGTCGACGCACGTCGACGCGGACGCCGACCGGATGACAAACGACGCCATTGCCGCCTACGGCGAGGCCTCGAGCGGCCACGTCCAGTTCGGGTACTACTCCTCCACGCTGCTGCTGGCGCACGAAGACTTGGCGGTGCTCGATGAGGTGACCCGGGAAGTGGCGAAGGAGATCAACAATGCCGGATTCGGGGTCCGCATCGAGGATCTGAACGCCGTCGAGGCGTACCTGGGAACCATGCCGGGGAACACCTCGGCCAACGTCCGGCGTCCGATCATCCACACCCTGAACCTCGGGCACCTGCTGCCGATGACGATGGTCTGGGCGGGCCCGCCGCGCTGCGAATGCCCCTTCTACCCGAAGGACTCCCCGGTCCTCATGCAGACCACGACCTCGGGGAATACCCCGTTCCGGCTGTCGCTGCACTCGGGTGACCTTGGTCATACCGAGATCCTGGGGCCGACCGGCGCCGGGAAATCGACGCTCCTGGCGCTGCTCGTTGCGCAGCAATTCCGCTACCCCAGGGCGCAGGTTTTCGTGTTCGACAAGGGCTATTCGATGTTTCCGCTGGTGAAAGCGGCCGGCGGCCAGCACTACGACATCGCCGGCCCCGGCATGGATCTCGCGTTTTGCCCGCTCGGCCGGATCGATCAGCCCAACGAGCTCGTCTGGGGGGCGGAGTGGGTCGAGGGGCTGGCCGAGCTTCAGGGGATGATGGCGACGCCTGCGGCCCGGCAGGAGATTTTCCGGGCGCTCAGTCAGCTTGGGAAATCGACGGCCCAGGCGCGGGAGCGCACGATCACGAACCTGCTGATCGCGATCCAGGACGGGGCGCTGCGGGACGCGCTGCGCGCCTATACGCTGCAGGGCATGGCCGGGTCGCTGCTCGATGCCGAGGTCGATGCACTCGCCGAGGATCGATTCCAGGTGTTCGAAATGGAGCACCTGATGCAAAAGGGCGAGAAGGTTCTGCTCCCCGTGCTGCTCTACCTCTTCCACCGCCTCGCGCAGCGCTTCGACGGCCGCCCCACGCTTCTCGTGCTCGATGAGGCGTGGGTGATGCTGGGACACCCGGTTTTCCGGGAAAAGCTCCGCGAGTGGCTCAAAACCCTGCGCAAGGCCAACGTCGCGGTCGTGCTGGCCACGCAGTCCCTCTCCGACATGGCGCGCAGCGGCATCGCCGACGTGGTCCACGAATCGTGCCCGACGAAGATCCTGCTTCCCAATCCCGAGGCGGGAACGGAAACGTCTCGGCCGATGTACCAGGCAATCGGCCTCAATTCTCGGCAGATCGAGATCCTCTCGACGGCGATCCCGAAGCGCCAGTACTACATGATTCACCCGGACGGCCGAAGGCTCTTCGAGCTGGGGTTGTCTCCCACGGAGTTGGCCTTCGTAGGATCCTCGGGCAAGGAGGACATCATGCGGATCCGGCAGTTGATCGACGAGTTCGGCGAATCCTGGCCAGCGGCCTGGCTGCGGGAGCGGGGCCTCGCCGCTGCGGCCGCCCGGTGGGAGGGCTACGCTTGA